From Cellulomonas chengniuliangii, the proteins below share one genomic window:
- the dhaL gene encoding dihydroxyacetone kinase subunit DhaL produces the protein MPVDLAGIEHVVQIIARTAVDNEVYFGELDSVVGDGDFGYSLARGFEIVLADWDDLDRTDAGTFLQKVAMIITGRIGGTSGPLWGTAFLRAASAIRSQEALDGAAVLAMLDGAVAGIQARGGAALGDKTLLDALVPLREAIAASLTEGATSQEVVDAAALAARASADATTALQARRGRAAYTGERSIGSPDAGAVAVAVIAEQVAAQWPDPIPWPH, from the coding sequence ATGCCCGTCGACCTGGCAGGCATCGAGCACGTCGTCCAGATCATCGCGCGGACGGCGGTCGACAACGAGGTGTACTTCGGCGAGCTCGACTCGGTGGTGGGCGACGGCGATTTCGGGTACTCGCTCGCGCGGGGCTTCGAGATCGTCCTCGCCGACTGGGACGACCTGGACCGCACCGACGCCGGCACGTTCCTGCAGAAGGTCGCGATGATCATCACCGGCCGGATCGGCGGGACGTCTGGGCCGCTGTGGGGCACTGCTTTCCTGCGGGCGGCGAGCGCGATCCGCTCGCAGGAGGCGCTCGACGGCGCGGCGGTGCTGGCGATGCTCGACGGCGCCGTCGCCGGCATCCAGGCGCGCGGCGGCGCCGCACTGGGGGACAAGACCCTGCTCGACGCGCTCGTGCCGCTGCGCGAGGCCATCGCCGCCAGCCTCACCGAGGGGGCGACCTCTCAGGAGGTGGTCGATGCCGCGGCCCTCGCTGCGCGCGCGAGCGCTGACGCGACCACTGCGCTGCAGGCCAGGCGTGGCCGCGCCGCCTACACCGGCGAGCGCAGCATCGGCTCCCCCGACGCGGGCGCCGTGGCCGTCGCCGTCATCGCGGAGCAGGTCGCCGCGCAGTGGCCCGACCCGATCCCCTGGCCGCACTGA
- the dhaK gene encoding dihydroxyacetone kinase subunit DhaK yields the protein MKKFMNDAQQFVPEMLQGIALANPDTLRYEPRHNLIMRADAPRDDKVSIIQGSGSGHEPAHVMMVGRGMLDGACPGDVFAAPPMDYVYESAKRLASDAGVLLLVNNYTGDRMAFEMAQELAEADGMKVRTLFIDDDVAVQDSTYTVGRRGVAGNFFVMKAVGAASEEGAGLDEAIRIGEKVNAATRSMGIALTPCTPPAKGSPLFELADDEIEVGVGIHGEPGRRRAKLVSADEIVDELLGAVVPDLPYESGDRVALMINGLGGTPISELYVLYGIAHRKLAERGITVGRSYVGEYCTSLEMAGASLTLVRLDDEIERLLEAPAEVAYRVF from the coding sequence GTGAAGAAGTTCATGAACGACGCGCAGCAGTTCGTCCCCGAGATGCTCCAGGGCATCGCCCTCGCCAATCCCGACACGCTGCGCTACGAGCCGAGGCACAACCTCATCATGCGGGCCGACGCGCCCCGCGACGACAAGGTCTCGATCATCCAGGGCTCCGGCTCGGGGCATGAGCCCGCCCACGTGATGATGGTCGGGCGCGGGATGCTCGACGGCGCCTGTCCCGGCGACGTGTTCGCGGCGCCGCCCATGGACTACGTCTACGAGTCGGCCAAGCGGCTCGCCTCCGACGCAGGCGTTCTGCTGCTGGTCAACAACTACACCGGCGACCGGATGGCCTTCGAGATGGCCCAGGAGCTCGCCGAGGCCGACGGCATGAAGGTCCGCACGCTGTTCATCGACGACGACGTCGCCGTCCAGGACTCGACGTACACCGTGGGTCGGCGCGGCGTCGCCGGGAACTTCTTCGTGATGAAGGCCGTCGGAGCCGCGTCCGAGGAAGGCGCGGGGCTCGACGAGGCGATCCGCATCGGCGAGAAGGTCAACGCCGCGACCCGCTCGATGGGCATCGCGCTGACCCCCTGCACTCCCCCGGCCAAGGGCTCCCCGCTGTTCGAGCTCGCCGACGACGAGATCGAGGTCGGTGTCGGCATCCACGGCGAGCCGGGCCGCCGCCGCGCGAAGCTGGTCTCCGCCGACGAGATCGTCGACGAGCTGCTCGGAGCCGTCGTGCCCGATCTGCCGTACGAGTCCGGCGACCGGGTCGCGCTGATGATCAACGGTCTGGGCGGGACCCCGATCTCGGAGCTGTACGTGCTGTACGGGATCGCCCACCGCAAGCTCGCCGAGCGCGGCATCACCGTCGGCCGCAGCTACGTGGGCGAGTACTGCACCTCGCTCGAGATGGCCGGCGCCTCGCTGACGCTGGTCAGGCTCGACGACGAGATCGAGCGACTCCTCGAAGCCCCGGCGGAGGTCGCCTACCGGGTGTTCTAG
- a CDS encoding YdeI/OmpD-associated family protein: MPAATRRAPLELVVADRAAWRAWLDAHEDDADGVWLLLAKKGTSSPTSLAYAEALDEALCSGWIDGQRRGHDAATFFQRFTPRRARSIWSARNVEHVARLLDEGRMRARGLREVDRAQGDGRWDRAYAGAATAAVPEDLRAALLAAPGAQARFDAMTGQDRYALLHQLMTASTETVRARRLERLVEALNRDDAADAPR, encoded by the coding sequence ATGCCCGCCGCTACTCGCAGAGCACCCCTCGAGCTCGTCGTCGCCGATCGGGCGGCGTGGCGGGCGTGGTTGGACGCGCACGAGGACGACGCGGACGGGGTGTGGCTGCTGCTCGCGAAGAAGGGCACGTCCTCCCCGACGTCACTGGCCTACGCCGAGGCCCTCGACGAGGCGCTGTGCAGCGGCTGGATCGACGGGCAGCGCCGCGGGCACGACGCCGCGACGTTCTTCCAGCGCTTCACCCCGCGCCGCGCCCGCTCGATCTGGTCCGCGCGGAACGTCGAGCACGTGGCCCGCCTGCTCGACGAGGGCCGGATGCGCGCGCGAGGGCTGCGGGAGGTCGACCGCGCCCAGGGTGACGGCCGGTGGGACCGCGCCTACGCCGGGGCGGCGACGGCCGCAGTCCCCGAGGATCTGCGGGCGGCGCTGCTCGCCGCCCCGGGCGCGCAGGCGAGGTTCGACGCGATGACGGGCCAGGACCGGTACGCGCTGCTGCACCAGCTGATGACGGCGTCGACCGAGACGGTCCGGGCCAGGCGCCTGGAGCGGCTCGTCGAGGCGCTCAACCGCGACGACGCTGCCGACGCTCCCCGGTGA
- a CDS encoding helix-turn-helix transcriptional regulator, with translation MTTPTSRLLRLLSLLQTRRDWPGQVLAERLEVSPRTVRRDVEHLREMGYRVTAVKGPDGGYRLDAGSELPPMLFDDEQAVALAVALQAASVSGIGVDEAAARALATVRQVMPARLRHRIDSLDVTPVPTPGSAAVPTVAPDVLVTVSAAARRHEVLAFDYASDAPDRPARRVEPHHVVTSSGRWYLLAWDVDADGWRTFRLDRISPRTPTGRRFAPREVPGGDVAEYVAARFKGADRSNAWPCVGAVTLAVAAGEVAPFAGDGVVADLGDGRCRLSAGSWSWVALAASLGRFDAEITDVEPAELAAGFGVLAERCSRAAEDGLTGERRQRRRG, from the coding sequence ATGACGACGCCGACCTCACGTCTGCTGCGGCTGCTCTCGCTGCTGCAGACGCGACGTGACTGGCCTGGGCAGGTGCTGGCCGAGCGGCTCGAGGTCAGCCCGCGCACCGTCCGACGGGACGTCGAGCACCTGCGGGAGATGGGCTACCGGGTCACGGCCGTCAAGGGGCCCGACGGCGGCTACCGCCTCGACGCCGGCTCGGAGCTGCCGCCCATGCTGTTCGACGACGAGCAGGCGGTCGCCCTGGCCGTGGCGCTCCAGGCGGCCTCGGTCAGCGGCATCGGGGTCGACGAGGCGGCGGCGCGCGCGTTGGCCACCGTGCGACAGGTCATGCCTGCCAGGCTGCGCCACCGCATCGACTCGCTCGACGTGACCCCCGTGCCCACGCCCGGGAGCGCGGCGGTCCCGACCGTGGCCCCGGACGTCCTGGTCACGGTCAGCGCGGCCGCCCGCCGGCACGAGGTCCTCGCGTTCGACTACGCCTCCGACGCCCCTGATCGGCCCGCCCGGCGGGTCGAGCCGCACCATGTGGTGACCTCGTCCGGGCGGTGGTACCTGCTGGCGTGGGACGTCGACGCGGACGGGTGGCGGACCTTCCGCCTGGACCGGATCTCGCCGCGGACGCCCACCGGCCGGCGGTTCGCCCCCCGCGAGGTCCCGGGCGGGGACGTCGCCGAGTACGTGGCGGCGCGGTTCAAGGGCGCCGACCGGTCCAACGCCTGGCCCTGCGTCGGCGCCGTGACGCTGGCCGTGGCCGCGGGCGAGGTGGCGCCGTTCGCGGGCGACGGCGTCGTGGCCGACCTCGGGGACGGGCGCTGCCGGCTCTCGGCGGGCTCCTGGTCCTGGGTGGCGCTCGCCGCCTCGCTGGGCAGATTCGACGCCGAGATCACGGACGTCGAGCCGGCGGAGCTCGCGGCCGGGTTCGGGGTCCTCGCCGAGCGCTGCTCCCGCGCCGCCGAGGACGGGCTCACCGGGGAGCGTCGGCAGCGTCGTCGCGGTTGA
- a CDS encoding VOC family protein, producing the protein MTVSTTPHLNFRGQARAALEFYQSVFGGDLAAITYADAGAVTVADEADQIMWGQVSSEAGFRVMAYDVPAHTPWEPGANPFFVSVRGADAEEVTGYWKNLADGSAIAVPLAPAAWAPLYGMLTDRFGVTWVLDVEARWDAS; encoded by the coding sequence ATGACCGTGAGCACCACGCCCCACCTGAACTTCCGCGGCCAGGCGCGCGCCGCCCTCGAGTTCTACCAGTCCGTCTTCGGCGGCGACCTGGCCGCCATCACCTATGCCGACGCGGGCGCCGTCACGGTCGCTGACGAGGCCGACCAGATCATGTGGGGGCAGGTGTCCTCCGAGGCCGGCTTCCGCGTCATGGCCTACGACGTGCCCGCGCACACCCCGTGGGAGCCGGGCGCCAACCCGTTCTTCGTCTCCGTCCGCGGGGCCGACGCCGAGGAGGTCACCGGGTACTGGAAGAACCTCGCCGACGGGTCCGCCATCGCCGTCCCGCTCGCCCCGGCCGCCTGGGCGCCCCTGTACGGGATGCTCACCGACCGCTTCGGCGTCACCTGGGTCCTCGACGTCGAGGCCCGCTGGGACGCCAGCTAG
- a CDS encoding N-acyl homoserine lactonase family protein, with the protein MNADGAITVTPVLVAELFVEGEVMPVCVHVIDHPDGRVLVDTGMTELHPAVVAAFDPRLYPLSEQDFDAAGINIVVNTHLHADHCGGNHLFAGRPIYVQRRELDDARSEDDYTIREWVDAPDLQYVPVDGELELLPGVRLVPTPGHTPGSQVVVVETGGRPVVICGDTAVWFGELDEPRTEGQRRIRALDPEKVWLAHAQEPWRPRTAHAEDHRQAERRDSHDRSTNA; encoded by the coding sequence ATGAACGCCGACGGCGCCATCACCGTCACGCCGGTCCTCGTCGCCGAGCTGTTCGTCGAGGGCGAGGTAATGCCCGTATGCGTGCACGTTATCGACCATCCCGATGGTCGGGTCCTGGTCGACACCGGCATGACGGAGCTGCACCCGGCGGTGGTGGCCGCCTTCGATCCCCGCCTCTATCCATTGAGCGAGCAGGACTTCGACGCCGCTGGCATCAACATCGTCGTGAACACGCACCTGCACGCCGACCATTGCGGCGGCAACCACCTCTTCGCCGGACGGCCGATCTACGTTCAGCGCCGGGAGCTGGATGACGCCCGTAGCGAGGACGACTACACCATTCGCGAGTGGGTCGACGCTCCCGACCTGCAGTACGTGCCGGTCGACGGAGAACTCGAGCTACTTCCCGGCGTCCGGCTCGTCCCAACGCCGGGTCATACGCCCGGTTCACAGGTAGTGGTGGTCGAGACCGGGGGACGTCCAGTCGTCATCTGTGGCGACACTGCAGTGTGGTTCGGTGAGTTGGACGAGCCGCGTACCGAAGGGCAACGGCGAATCCGCGCGCTCGATCCCGAGAAGGTCTGGCTCGCGCACGCGCAAGAGCCGTGGCGACCCCGCACCGCCCACGCCGAAGACCACCGCCAGGCCGAAAGGCGAGACAGCCATGATCGGTCGACCAACGCATGA
- a CDS encoding DUF6069 family protein, whose translation MTTSQATHRGLSTESAQPSTLALVRRGSSASAIAAVGTTAVAAIARVADVSLEVDATPIPIPAFALWTVVGAAVGVLMARLLRARRRFLVVALVATGLLLVPPMALPDDAASKAVLVAAHLLAASIIIPILSQGLPLAASDGSRDR comes from the coding sequence ATGACAACTTCCCAGGCCACACATCGTGGGCTGAGCACCGAGTCAGCCCAGCCGAGCACCCTGGCTCTCGTTCGACGGGGCTCCTCGGCCAGCGCGATCGCGGCCGTGGGCACCACCGCCGTGGCTGCCATCGCGCGCGTCGCTGACGTCAGCCTCGAAGTGGACGCCACACCGATTCCAATCCCCGCTTTCGCGCTGTGGACCGTCGTTGGGGCAGCCGTGGGCGTCCTGATGGCCCGACTTCTTCGCGCTCGCCGCCGGTTCCTCGTAGTGGCCCTTGTCGCAACCGGGTTGTTGCTTGTCCCGCCGATGGCACTGCCGGACGACGCCGCCAGCAAGGCGGTTCTGGTCGCGGCGCACCTGCTGGCAGCGAGCATCATCATTCCGATCCTCAGCCAGGGGCTCCCGCTCGCAGCCAGCGACGGAAGCCGAGACCGATGA
- a CDS encoding SRPBCC family protein gives MSNPDRRGRVEHRVEHTRELAATPEQVWQAIATADGISAWMVPTRLDPQIGGDVSFDHGGFRSNGVITDYNPNRRFAYEEPWPMTQEMREWVADTAGHEVTDEELASISPIATEFLIEAASGGSCILRVVSSSYGSGADWENEYFSEMVAGWGTVPFGPDKQAPWLDNLDRHLKAARTKEGTHR, from the coding sequence GTGAGCAATCCCGACCGGCGCGGCCGCGTCGAACACCGGGTCGAGCACACCCGAGAGCTGGCCGCCACCCCAGAGCAGGTGTGGCAAGCCATCGCGACCGCGGACGGGATCTCGGCGTGGATGGTGCCAACCCGGCTGGACCCGCAGATCGGTGGCGACGTCTCGTTCGATCACGGCGGGTTCCGGTCGAACGGTGTCATCACCGACTACAACCCAAATCGGCGTTTCGCCTATGAAGAGCCGTGGCCGATGACCCAGGAGATGCGCGAGTGGGTGGCCGACACTGCCGGACACGAAGTCACCGACGAGGAACTCGCATCGATCTCCCCGATAGCGACCGAGTTCTTGATCGAAGCTGCATCAGGAGGCAGTTGCATCCTGCGCGTCGTCTCCAGTTCTTACGGGAGCGGAGCGGACTGGGAGAACGAGTACTTCTCCGAAATGGTGGCCGGCTGGGGCACTGTCCCGTTCGGCCCCGACAAGCAAGCGCCGTGGCTCGACAACCTCGACAGGCATCTCAAGGCTGCACGCACCAAGGAAGGAACTCACCGATGA
- a CDS encoding ArsR/SmtB family transcription factor, producing the protein MDEIRVLREAGAVEVALDPIRASILDALAEPGSAASVASSVGLTRQKVNYHLKALEAHGLVEPAGERTWGGITERYVQRSARHLVVAPDVLEGKVPDPNEMADRLSAAYLVAVNARAVSEVGSMTRNAATGTRVPTLTVDTVIGFKSPEDRAAFAAELQSAVADLAARYHHDDGRPHRLTVSSYPRPMEDS; encoded by the coding sequence GTGGACGAGATTCGCGTACTTAGGGAGGCCGGCGCCGTCGAAGTAGCGCTGGATCCCATTCGGGCCTCGATCCTCGATGCCTTGGCTGAACCTGGGTCAGCGGCATCCGTCGCGTCGTCAGTCGGGTTGACCCGTCAAAAGGTGAACTACCACCTGAAGGCGCTGGAGGCCCATGGACTGGTTGAGCCGGCTGGCGAACGCACATGGGGTGGCATCACTGAGCGTTACGTGCAGCGCTCGGCACGACATCTGGTCGTCGCCCCGGACGTACTCGAAGGCAAGGTGCCCGACCCGAACGAGATGGCCGATCGTCTCTCGGCTGCGTACTTGGTGGCGGTGAACGCCCGGGCCGTGTCCGAGGTCGGTTCGATGACTAGGAACGCGGCGACTGGGACGCGGGTGCCGACCCTGACCGTCGACACGGTGATCGGGTTCAAGTCTCCCGAGGATCGCGCTGCGTTCGCTGCCGAGCTTCAATCGGCCGTCGCCGACCTAGCCGCCCGATACCACCACGATGACGGACGACCCCACCGCCTCACTGTCTCGTCGTACCCCAGGCCCATGGAGGACTCGTGA
- a CDS encoding site-specific integrase — protein MTTMMSAALPATAVVHPVDPTGVMPRGLTDTDAERIAAAIAAARTESTRHVYAGVWSRWERWCAGRGVPVLPSDPLAVCAYLTEQAAAGRAMGTLDLICTVIRHVHLTCGLHNPADALAVRQVRRGLRRTYGSAPRRLARPLSVEEIRQIIHAIDRTTPIGIRDTAMILLGYASALRRSELVALTLSDIENKPAGIMLHIRRSKTDPEGHGAVVGVAHGQHAATDPVAALNAWREIRGAAPGPVFTRIWGSTISLQSLSGHVPARMLRARAEAAGLDGTRITAHSMRAGHATTAALAGVPLDRIAAQTRHKDLSVLVNRYIRPLEALATTSSKDLGL, from the coding sequence ATGACCACGATGATGAGCGCCGCGCTGCCGGCGACCGCTGTTGTCCATCCCGTCGACCCGACCGGCGTGATGCCGCGCGGCCTGACCGACACCGACGCCGAGCGGATCGCCGCCGCGATCGCCGCGGCCAGGACCGAGTCCACCCGTCACGTCTACGCCGGAGTCTGGTCCCGATGGGAACGCTGGTGCGCAGGCCGCGGTGTCCCGGTGCTGCCGAGTGACCCGCTTGCGGTGTGCGCCTACCTGACCGAACAGGCCGCCGCCGGCCGCGCGATGGGCACCCTCGACCTGATCTGCACGGTCATCCGCCATGTCCACCTCACGTGCGGCTTGCACAACCCGGCCGATGCCCTCGCCGTCCGCCAAGTGCGCCGCGGCCTGCGCCGCACCTACGGCTCGGCACCCCGGCGGCTAGCCCGCCCGCTGTCGGTCGAGGAGATCCGCCAGATCATCCACGCCATCGACCGCACCACGCCCATCGGCATCCGCGACACCGCGATGATCCTGCTCGGCTACGCCTCCGCCCTGCGGCGCTCCGAGCTCGTTGCCCTCACGCTCAGTGACATCGAGAACAAGCCAGCCGGGATCATGCTCCACATCCGACGCTCCAAGACCGACCCCGAAGGTCACGGCGCCGTCGTCGGCGTCGCCCACGGCCAGCACGCCGCCACCGATCCAGTCGCCGCCCTGAACGCCTGGCGCGAGATCCGCGGCGCAGCCCCCGGCCCGGTCTTCACGCGCATCTGGGGCAGCACCATCAGCCTCCAGTCGCTCAGCGGACACGTCCCGGCACGGATGCTCCGCGCCCGGGCCGAAGCCGCAGGACTCGACGGCACCCGGATCACCGCGCACTCGATGCGCGCCGGCCACGCCACCACCGCAGCACTGGCCGGTGTGCCACTGGACCGGATCGCCGCCCAGACCCGGCACAAGGACCTCTCCGTCCTCGTCAACCGCTACATCCGACCCCTCGAGGCCCTCGCGACTACCTCGAGCAAAGACCTTGGCCTCTAG
- a CDS encoding UPF0182 family membrane protein, translating to MTFAQPPTRPGRPQPPRERRGPLIPTVIVLAALVVLLLIAANVWTEFLWFQQLGYIEVIRTEWGSRLVLFLLGFLVMGGTVFASLRFAYRSRPVYAPSTQEQANLDQYREAIEPLRRVVMIAAPAVLGLFAGGAASQQWATIQLWMNSVTVGKVDPQYGLDLSFYLFTLPGLRFIVSFLMAVVILAGIAGIATQYLYGGLRIGGGVQGPRTTRAARIQVSVTGAALMLLIAANYWLDRYSVLTREGDKFEGASFTDVNAVIPAKGILAGVAVFVAILFIVTAVRGTWRLPAIGVGLMVVSAIAVGGVYPAIVQRFQVTPNQQDAEAEFIQRNIDATLDAFGLDGVETAEYDAEVTAEKGALRSDADTTASIRLLDPQIVSPSFKQLQQNKGYYSFADTLSVDRYTINNESRDTVIAVRELELSGINDAQRNWINDHTVYTHGFGVVAAYGNTTGARGAPAFWEGGIPSSGEMGEYEERIYFSPKSPSYSIVGSPDNQEWELDYPDDSAPGGQVNTSFPTHEVEAGPSIGTPLNQLLYAIKFGSEQIVFSDRVTDESQILYDRDPRTRVEKVAPYLTLDGRVYPAVVDNRVVWIVDGYTTSDQYPYAASRSLEDATTDSLTARSASIEALEPAKVNYIRNSVKATVDAYDGSVKLYAWDTEDPVLQAWNKVFPTSLSSVEDISSELMSHIRYPEDLFKVQRNLLTRYHVQDATQFFSGGDFWANPNDPTLGDQQVAQPPYYLTLKMPDQDAATFSLMSTFIPAGTNQRNVLTGFLAVDAEAGTEAGKVAEGYGKLRLLELPRDSTVPGPGQVNNNFSADPTVSQQLNLLQQANSAVVRGNLLTLPVGGGLLYVQPVYVQSSSGTQFPLLQRVLVAFGDQIGFAPTLDEALDQVFGGDSGTNAGDVGTDPEAGVEPTPEEGATDAPTSEPTATPPASPAPAPTDAPSGDARAALDKALSDASQAMKDGQAALAAGDFAAYGEAQKRLDTALAAAIAAEEQLDAG from the coding sequence GTGACTTTCGCTCAACCGCCCACCCGACCGGGCCGTCCCCAACCGCCACGGGAGCGCCGGGGCCCGCTGATCCCCACGGTCATCGTCCTCGCGGCGCTGGTCGTGCTGCTGCTCATCGCCGCGAACGTCTGGACCGAGTTCCTCTGGTTCCAGCAGCTCGGCTACATCGAGGTCATCCGCACCGAGTGGGGCTCCCGCCTGGTGCTGTTCCTCCTGGGCTTCCTCGTCATGGGCGGAACGGTCTTCGCGAGCCTGCGCTTCGCGTATCGCTCGCGCCCGGTCTACGCGCCGTCCACGCAGGAGCAGGCGAACCTCGACCAGTACCGCGAGGCCATCGAGCCGCTGCGGCGCGTCGTGATGATCGCCGCGCCCGCCGTGCTCGGGCTGTTCGCGGGCGGCGCCGCCTCGCAGCAGTGGGCCACCATCCAGCTCTGGATGAACAGCGTGACCGTCGGCAAGGTCGACCCGCAGTACGGCCTGGACCTGTCGTTCTACCTGTTCACGCTTCCCGGCCTGCGCTTCATCGTGTCGTTCCTGATGGCCGTGGTCATCCTGGCCGGCATCGCCGGGATCGCCACGCAGTACCTCTACGGCGGCCTGCGGATCGGCGGCGGTGTCCAGGGGCCCCGCACCACGCGGGCCGCGCGCATCCAGGTCTCCGTGACGGGCGCCGCGCTCATGCTGCTCATCGCCGCGAACTACTGGCTCGACCGGTACTCGGTGCTGACGCGTGAGGGCGACAAGTTCGAGGGCGCCTCGTTCACCGACGTCAACGCGGTCATCCCGGCCAAGGGCATCCTGGCGGGGGTCGCGGTGTTCGTGGCCATCCTCTTCATCGTGACGGCCGTGCGCGGCACGTGGCGCCTGCCGGCGATCGGCGTCGGGCTCATGGTCGTCTCCGCGATCGCCGTGGGCGGGGTCTACCCCGCCATCGTGCAGCGGTTCCAGGTGACCCCGAACCAGCAGGACGCCGAGGCGGAGTTCATCCAGCGCAACATCGACGCCACGCTCGACGCGTTCGGGCTCGACGGCGTGGAGACCGCCGAGTACGACGCCGAGGTCACCGCCGAGAAGGGCGCGCTGCGCTCCGACGCGGACACCACGGCGTCGATCCGGCTGCTCGACCCGCAGATCGTCAGCCCGTCGTTCAAGCAGCTCCAGCAGAACAAGGGCTACTACTCGTTCGCGGACACCCTGTCCGTGGACCGGTACACGATCAACAACGAGAGCCGCGACACGGTGATCGCCGTCCGTGAGCTCGAGCTCAGCGGCATCAACGACGCGCAGCGCAACTGGATCAACGACCACACCGTGTACACGCACGGCTTCGGCGTGGTGGCCGCCTACGGCAACACGACCGGCGCCCGTGGCGCCCCCGCGTTCTGGGAGGGGGGCATCCCGTCCTCCGGCGAGATGGGGGAGTACGAGGAGCGGATCTACTTCAGCCCCAAGTCGCCCAGCTACTCGATCGTCGGCTCGCCCGACAACCAGGAGTGGGAGCTCGACTACCCGGACGACTCGGCCCCTGGCGGTCAGGTCAACACCAGCTTCCCGACCCACGAGGTCGAGGCCGGCCCGAGCATCGGCACCCCGCTCAACCAGCTCCTCTACGCGATCAAGTTCGGCTCCGAGCAGATCGTCTTCTCGGACCGGGTGACCGACGAGTCGCAGATCCTGTACGACCGTGACCCGCGCACCCGCGTGGAGAAGGTCGCCCCGTACCTGACGCTCGACGGCCGGGTGTACCCCGCCGTCGTCGACAACCGCGTGGTGTGGATCGTGGACGGCTACACGACGTCCGACCAGTACCCGTACGCAGCCTCGCGGTCCCTCGAGGACGCCACGACGGACTCGCTCACGGCCCGCTCGGCGTCCATCGAGGCCCTCGAGCCGGCCAAGGTCAATTACATCCGCAACTCGGTCAAGGCCACGGTCGACGCCTACGACGGCTCGGTGAAGCTGTACGCGTGGGACACCGAGGACCCGGTGCTGCAGGCCTGGAACAAGGTGTTCCCCACGTCGCTGTCGTCGGTCGAGGACATCAGCAGCGAGCTGATGAGCCACATCCGGTACCCCGAGGACCTGTTCAAGGTGCAGCGGAACCTGCTCACCCGCTACCACGTGCAGGACGCCACGCAGTTCTTCTCCGGTGGCGACTTCTGGGCGAACCCGAACGACCCGACGCTCGGCGACCAGCAGGTGGCCCAGCCGCCGTACTACCTGACGCTGAAGATGCCGGACCAGGACGCGGCGACGTTCTCGTTGATGTCCACGTTCATCCCAGCCGGCACCAACCAGCGCAACGTGCTCACCGGCTTCTTGGCGGTCGACGCGGAGGCGGGGACCGAGGCCGGCAAGGTCGCGGAGGGCTACGGCAAGCTGCGGCTTCTCGAGCTGCCCCGTGACTCGACGGTGCCCGGGCCGGGCCAGGTGAACAACAACTTCAGCGCCGACCCGACCGTCTCGCAGCAGCTCAACCTGCTGCAGCAGGCCAACTCGGCCGTGGTCCGAGGCAACCTGCTGACCCTGCCCGTCGGCGGCGGCCTGCTGTACGTGCAGCCCGTGTACGTGCAGTCCTCGAGCGGCACGCAGTTCCCGCTGCTGCAGCGGGTGCTCGTGGCCTTCGGCGACCAGATCGGGTTCGCCCCGACGCTGGACGAGGCACTGGACCAGGTGTTCGGCGGAGACTCCGGCACCAATGCCGGCGACGTCGGCACCGATCCTGAGGCTGGCGTCGAGCCGACCCCCGAGGAGGGCGCCACGGACGCGCCCACCTCGGAGCCGACGGCCACCCCTCCGGCCAGCCCGGCGCCCGCGCCGACGGATGCGCCGAGCGGGGACGCCCGTGCGGCGCTCGACAAGGCGCTCTCCGACGCGAGCCAGGCCATGAAGGACGGCCAGGCGGCTCTGGCCGCGGGCGACTTCGCGGCGTACGGTGAGGCGCAGAAGCGGCTCGACACGGCTCTGGCAGCGGCCATCGCCGCAGAGGAGCAGCTCGACGCGGGCTGA
- a CDS encoding PPA1309 family protein gives MTDATSVAAQLALAEAVREIERHVATGGWDGPARVFALVRTASALAAEPGLADQLPADVVARAGVEPQHLTSIEQEGLPAAEDLEELLGGITWPSTVDGAAVTVERVVLPPAAEEAMPADPDEALAYLMGHPDRQDVRIAVGVLRDGPAWCAVRTRANDADDAVGEGSDVVPGLVEALRSTLE, from the coding sequence ATGACTGACGCCACTTCCGTCGCCGCCCAGCTCGCCCTCGCCGAGGCCGTCCGCGAGATCGAGCGCCACGTCGCCACCGGGGGGTGGGACGGACCGGCGCGCGTCTTCGCGCTGGTGCGCACCGCGAGCGCCCTCGCCGCCGAGCCGGGCCTGGCCGACCAGCTGCCCGCGGACGTGGTGGCCCGGGCGGGCGTCGAGCCGCAGCACCTGACGTCGATCGAGCAGGAAGGGCTGCCCGCGGCTGAGGACCTCGAGGAGCTGCTCGGCGGGATCACCTGGCCGTCCACGGTCGACGGAGCCGCGGTGACCGTCGAGCGCGTCGTGCTGCCGCCCGCCGCCGAGGAGGCCATGCCCGCGGACCCCGACGAGGCGCTGGCCTACCTCATGGGACACCCGGACCGGCAGGACGTGCGCATCGCCGTGGGCGTGCTGCGCGACGGCCCGGCGTGGTGCGCCGTGCGGACCCGGGCGAACGACGCCGACGACGCCGTCGGCGAGGGCTCGGATGTGGTGCCCGGACTGGTGGAGGCGCTGCGCTCCACCCTGGAGTGA